Proteins from one Triticum aestivum cultivar Chinese Spring chromosome 7A, IWGSC CS RefSeq v2.1, whole genome shotgun sequence genomic window:
- the LOC123150948 gene encoding BTB/POZ domain-containing protein At1g03010 isoform X1, with the protein MGVATVTEMKQSVSVSGKKMFRASLNNRHANEWPPTDVSSDLAVEVGTSSFALHKLLAQFPLVSRSGKIRRLVAEAKDAKLARLALHATPGGAPAFELAAKFCYGVHVDITVANVAMLRCAARYLQMTDDFSDKNLELRAEAFLRDAVLPSIASSVAVLRTCEALLPAAEDANLVARLIAAIASNVCKEQLASGLLSRLDQSAQLKPAAGIVELDSPGDWWGKSVAGLGLDLFQRLLSAVKSKGLRQETVTRILINYAQNSLYGLMACRDTQAADKCGGVTDTDAVKKQRAVVETIVGLLPAQSKKSPVPMAFLSGLLKTAMALSASSICKTDLEKRIGMQLDQAILEDILIATGSGEASTAAAAQHHTLYDTDVVARIFSVFLNLDEDTEEDGGGCGGFDYDSPRSPKQSSIVKASKLLDSYLAEIALDSNLVPAKFISLAEILPDHARLVTDGIYRAVDIFLKVHPNIKEAERYRMCKAIDCQRLTPDACSHAAQNERLPVQMAVQVLYFEQIRLRSAIQSGGGGGAGGGVFGHDGALFFGGAASASTVQGGGSNMRSGSGVGSGAMSPRDNYASVRRENRELKLEVSRMRMRLTDLEKDHVSMKRELVRVNPANRLLRSFARSFGRLNTLFRMRPAAEPGLQQLGAKATADAKVLFQRRRRHSIS; encoded by the exons ATGGGCGTGGCGACGGTGACGGAGATGAAGCAGAGCGTGAGCGTCTCCGGGAAGAAGATGTTCCGGGCGAGCCTCAACAATCGGCACGCCAATGAATG GCCTCCCACCGACGTCTCCAGCGACCTCGCCGTCGAAGTCGGCACGTCCAGCTTCGCCCTCCACAAG CTGCTCGCGCAGTTCCCGCTGGTGTCCCGGAGCGGCAAGATCCGGCGGCTCGTGGCGGAGGCCAAGGACGCCAAGCTCGCGCGCCTCGCCCTCCACGCCACGCCCGGGGGCGCCCCGGCGTTCGAGCTCGCCGCCAAGTTCTGCTACGGCGTCCACGTCGACATCACGGTCGCCAACGTCGCCATGCTCCGCTGCGCCGCGCGCTACCTGCAGATGACCGACGACTTCTCCGACAAGAACCTCGAGCTCCGCGCCGAGGCGTTCCTCCGCGACGCCGTCCTCCCCAGCATCGCCAGCTCCGTCGCCGTGCTGCGCACCTGCGAGGCGCTGCTCCCGGCCGCCGAGGACGCCAACCTCGTCGCCCGCCTCATCGCCGCCATCGCCAGCAACGTCTGCAAGGAGCAGCTCGCGTCCGGGCTGCTCTCCAGGTTGGACCAGAGCGCGCAGCTCAAGCCGGCGGCGGGGATCGTCGAGCTTGACTCGCCGGGGGACTGGTGGGGCAAGTCGGTCGCCGGCCTCGGACTGGACCTCTTCCAGCGACTGCTCTCCGCGGTCAAGTCCAAGGGCCTCAGGCAGGAGACGGTTACCCGGATCCTCATCAACTACGCCCAGAACTCGCTCTACGGGCTCATGGCCTGCAGGGACACGCAGGCCGCCGACAAATGCGGCGGCGTCACGGATACGGACGCCGTCAAGAAACAGCGCGCCGTCGTCGAGACCATCGTGGGCTTGCTGCCGGCGCAGTCCAAGAAGAGCCCCGTGCCAATGGCCTTCCTCTCGGGGCTCCTCAAGACGGCAATGGCGCTGTCCGCTTCCAGCATATGCAAGACCGACCTCGAGAAGCGGATCGGCATGCAGCTCGACCAGGCTATCCTGGAGGACATCCTGATCGCCACCGGGTCCGGCGAGGCGTCGACGGCGGCCGCCGCGCAGCACCACACGCTGTACGACACAGACGtggtggcgaggatcttctcggtGTTCCTCAACCTTGATGAGGACaccgaggaggacggcggcgggtgCGGCGGCTTCGACTACGACAGCCCGCGGTCCCCGAAGCAGAGCTCTATAGTCAAGGCTTCGAAGCTGCTGGACAGCTACCTGGCCGAGATCGCGCTGGATTCGAACCTCGTCCCCGCCAAGTTCATCTCCCTCGCCGAGATCCTCCCTGACCACGCCCGCCTCGTCACCGACGGCATCTACCGCGCCGTCGACATCTTCCTCAAG GTGCACCCGAACATCAAGGAGGCGGAGAGGTACCGGATGTGCAAGGCGATCGACTGCCAGCGGCTTACGCCGGACGCGTGCAGCCACGCGGCCCAAAACGAGCGGCTGCCGGTGCAGATGGCGGTGCAGGTGCTCTACTTCGAGCAGATCCGCCTGCGGAGCGCGATCCAgtccggcggaggaggcggcgccggcggcggcgtctTCGGCCATGACGGGGCTCTCTTCTTCGGCGGCGCGGCGTCCGCGTCGACGGTCCAGGGCGGCGGCAGCAACATGCGGTCCGGGAGCGGGGTGGGGAGCGGCGCGATGTCGCCGCGGGACAACTACGCGTCGGTGCGGCGGGAGAACCGGGAGCTGAAGCTGGAGGTGTCGCGGATGCGGATGCGgctgacggacctggagaaggacCACGTGAGCATGAAGCGGGAGCTGGTGCGCGTCAACCCGGCCAACCGCCTGCTGCGGAGCTTCGCGCGCAGCTTCGGCAGGCTCAACACGCTCTTCCGGATGCGCCCGGCTGCCGAGCCTGGGTTGCAGCAGCTCGGCGCCAAGGCTACCGCCGACGCCAAGGTGCtcttccagcgccgccgccgccattccaTCTCGTAA
- the LOC123150948 gene encoding BTB/POZ domain-containing protein At1g03010 isoform X2 — MGVATVTEMKQSVSVSGKKMFRASLNNRHANEWPPTDVSSDLAVEVGTSSFALHKFPLVSRSGKIRRLVAEAKDAKLARLALHATPGGAPAFELAAKFCYGVHVDITVANVAMLRCAARYLQMTDDFSDKNLELRAEAFLRDAVLPSIASSVAVLRTCEALLPAAEDANLVARLIAAIASNVCKEQLASGLLSRLDQSAQLKPAAGIVELDSPGDWWGKSVAGLGLDLFQRLLSAVKSKGLRQETVTRILINYAQNSLYGLMACRDTQAADKCGGVTDTDAVKKQRAVVETIVGLLPAQSKKSPVPMAFLSGLLKTAMALSASSICKTDLEKRIGMQLDQAILEDILIATGSGEASTAAAAQHHTLYDTDVVARIFSVFLNLDEDTEEDGGGCGGFDYDSPRSPKQSSIVKASKLLDSYLAEIALDSNLVPAKFISLAEILPDHARLVTDGIYRAVDIFLKVHPNIKEAERYRMCKAIDCQRLTPDACSHAAQNERLPVQMAVQVLYFEQIRLRSAIQSGGGGGAGGGVFGHDGALFFGGAASASTVQGGGSNMRSGSGVGSGAMSPRDNYASVRRENRELKLEVSRMRMRLTDLEKDHVSMKRELVRVNPANRLLRSFARSFGRLNTLFRMRPAAEPGLQQLGAKATADAKVLFQRRRRHSIS; from the exons ATGGGCGTGGCGACGGTGACGGAGATGAAGCAGAGCGTGAGCGTCTCCGGGAAGAAGATGTTCCGGGCGAGCCTCAACAATCGGCACGCCAATGAATG GCCTCCCACCGACGTCTCCAGCGACCTCGCCGTCGAAGTCGGCACGTCCAGCTTCGCCCTCCACAAG TTCCCGCTGGTGTCCCGGAGCGGCAAGATCCGGCGGCTCGTGGCGGAGGCCAAGGACGCCAAGCTCGCGCGCCTCGCCCTCCACGCCACGCCCGGGGGCGCCCCGGCGTTCGAGCTCGCCGCCAAGTTCTGCTACGGCGTCCACGTCGACATCACGGTCGCCAACGTCGCCATGCTCCGCTGCGCCGCGCGCTACCTGCAGATGACCGACGACTTCTCCGACAAGAACCTCGAGCTCCGCGCCGAGGCGTTCCTCCGCGACGCCGTCCTCCCCAGCATCGCCAGCTCCGTCGCCGTGCTGCGCACCTGCGAGGCGCTGCTCCCGGCCGCCGAGGACGCCAACCTCGTCGCCCGCCTCATCGCCGCCATCGCCAGCAACGTCTGCAAGGAGCAGCTCGCGTCCGGGCTGCTCTCCAGGTTGGACCAGAGCGCGCAGCTCAAGCCGGCGGCGGGGATCGTCGAGCTTGACTCGCCGGGGGACTGGTGGGGCAAGTCGGTCGCCGGCCTCGGACTGGACCTCTTCCAGCGACTGCTCTCCGCGGTCAAGTCCAAGGGCCTCAGGCAGGAGACGGTTACCCGGATCCTCATCAACTACGCCCAGAACTCGCTCTACGGGCTCATGGCCTGCAGGGACACGCAGGCCGCCGACAAATGCGGCGGCGTCACGGATACGGACGCCGTCAAGAAACAGCGCGCCGTCGTCGAGACCATCGTGGGCTTGCTGCCGGCGCAGTCCAAGAAGAGCCCCGTGCCAATGGCCTTCCTCTCGGGGCTCCTCAAGACGGCAATGGCGCTGTCCGCTTCCAGCATATGCAAGACCGACCTCGAGAAGCGGATCGGCATGCAGCTCGACCAGGCTATCCTGGAGGACATCCTGATCGCCACCGGGTCCGGCGAGGCGTCGACGGCGGCCGCCGCGCAGCACCACACGCTGTACGACACAGACGtggtggcgaggatcttctcggtGTTCCTCAACCTTGATGAGGACaccgaggaggacggcggcgggtgCGGCGGCTTCGACTACGACAGCCCGCGGTCCCCGAAGCAGAGCTCTATAGTCAAGGCTTCGAAGCTGCTGGACAGCTACCTGGCCGAGATCGCGCTGGATTCGAACCTCGTCCCCGCCAAGTTCATCTCCCTCGCCGAGATCCTCCCTGACCACGCCCGCCTCGTCACCGACGGCATCTACCGCGCCGTCGACATCTTCCTCAAG GTGCACCCGAACATCAAGGAGGCGGAGAGGTACCGGATGTGCAAGGCGATCGACTGCCAGCGGCTTACGCCGGACGCGTGCAGCCACGCGGCCCAAAACGAGCGGCTGCCGGTGCAGATGGCGGTGCAGGTGCTCTACTTCGAGCAGATCCGCCTGCGGAGCGCGATCCAgtccggcggaggaggcggcgccggcggcggcgtctTCGGCCATGACGGGGCTCTCTTCTTCGGCGGCGCGGCGTCCGCGTCGACGGTCCAGGGCGGCGGCAGCAACATGCGGTCCGGGAGCGGGGTGGGGAGCGGCGCGATGTCGCCGCGGGACAACTACGCGTCGGTGCGGCGGGAGAACCGGGAGCTGAAGCTGGAGGTGTCGCGGATGCGGATGCGgctgacggacctggagaaggacCACGTGAGCATGAAGCGGGAGCTGGTGCGCGTCAACCCGGCCAACCGCCTGCTGCGGAGCTTCGCGCGCAGCTTCGGCAGGCTCAACACGCTCTTCCGGATGCGCCCGGCTGCCGAGCCTGGGTTGCAGCAGCTCGGCGCCAAGGCTACCGCCGACGCCAAGGTGCtcttccagcgccgccgccgccattccaTCTCGTAA